From Acidobacteriota bacterium, one genomic window encodes:
- a CDS encoding beta-ketoacyl-[acyl-carrier-protein] synthase family protein, with amino-acid sequence MFKDFSGSRRVVITGFGCVTPIGIGREAFWGGLESGKSGVKRIEGFDVTDSSVKIAAEIVDFDWESELDPKDRRNVSRCVPLALRAARDAVADAGIDTAKLDLVARRNFGVVLGTGGGGLAFTEKQYVYWLTGERNKASVYTIPSSTHGGLSSELSMVFGLHGLSHIVSTGCTSSTDAIAYAAQHIALGRADMMLTGGVDAPLARGILEGFNLMTVLAKHWNEEPERASRPFDKNREGIVLGEGSWIYVLETLESATARGARIYGEILGYGSTCDAYHRVRLEENGVEPARAMTLALADAGVAPETIDYINLHGTSTQLNDRIETQAIKNAFGEHAYKLASSATKSQIGHPQGASGAAGIGAALLALNKGIIAPTINLDEPDPACDLNYTPNNAKKAEVDTVLCNCIGFGSKNSALVLKNA; translated from the coding sequence ATGTTCAAGGATTTTTCGGGATCGAGGCGGGTGGTGATCACGGGTTTTGGATGCGTGACGCCGATCGGGATCGGGCGCGAGGCATTTTGGGGCGGGCTCGAATCGGGAAAGAGCGGCGTCAAAAGAATCGAAGGCTTCGACGTCACGGATTCGTCGGTCAAGATCGCGGCCGAGATAGTCGATTTCGATTGGGAATCCGAACTCGATCCGAAAGACCGGCGCAATGTTTCGCGATGTGTGCCGCTTGCTTTGCGGGCGGCGCGCGACGCGGTAGCGGACGCCGGGATCGATACCGCAAAGCTCGATCTCGTTGCGCGCCGGAACTTTGGAGTTGTCCTCGGAACCGGCGGCGGCGGGCTGGCATTTACCGAGAAACAATACGTTTACTGGCTTACCGGCGAGCGAAACAAGGCGAGCGTTTATACCATCCCGAGTTCGACGCACGGCGGATTGTCGTCCGAACTTTCGATGGTTTTCGGCCTTCACGGACTGTCGCATATCGTTTCGACCGGCTGCACTTCATCGACTGACGCGATTGCCTACGCGGCGCAGCACATTGCTTTGGGGCGCGCCGATATGATGCTCACCGGCGGCGTCGACGCGCCTCTGGCCCGCGGCATTCTCGAAGGATTCAACTTGATGACGGTGCTCGCGAAACACTGGAACGAAGAACCTGAACGCGCATCGCGGCCGTTCGACAAGAACCGCGAAGGGATCGTTCTCGGCGAAGGATCTTGGATCTACGTCCTCGAAACGCTCGAATCGGCGACCGCACGCGGCGCGCGGATCTACGGCGAGATTCTCGGCTATGGCTCGACCTGCGACGCGTACCATCGCGTCCGGCTCGAGGAAAACGGCGTCGAGCCGGCGCGCGCGATGACGCTCGCCCTCGCGGACGCTGGCGTCGCACCCGAAACGATCGACTACATCAATCTTCACGGCACATCGACGCAACTCAACGACCGGATCGAGACGCAGGCGATAAAGAATGCGTTCGGCGAGCACGCTTACAAACTAGCTTCAAGCGCGACGAAATCGCAGATCGGCCATCCGCAGGGCGCGTCGGGCGCGGCCGGGATCGGCGCCGCATTGCTCGCGCTGAACAAAGGAATCATCGCGCCGACGATCAATCTCGACGAACCCGATCCGGCTTGCGATCTCAATTACACGCCGAACAATGCAAAAAAAGCCGAAGTCGACACAGTTCTTTGCAACTGCATCGGCTTCGGCTCGAAGAACTCGGCGCTCGTCCTCAAGAACGCTTAG